A stretch of Ranitomeya variabilis isolate aRanVar5 chromosome 3, aRanVar5.hap1, whole genome shotgun sequence DNA encodes these proteins:
- the P4HA3 gene encoding prolyl 4-hydroxylase subunit alpha-3 yields the protein MCPRLWWMVLVSSLQVTSGDMYSSMAAVQQALGTEKLLLQLLGGYLEAETLRLSDLRRFYNKVKTLHHTAGTPVSDPIFAFTLLKRLQSEWMNVVHSLEMDENIRVLKAGYEKVEKKLPEVEDVEGAAKALMRLQDVYSLNVKGLAQGVFQSGPSSHLRVLHKPDQVYSMSADDCFHIGKVAYDMEDFYHSIPWLEEAVSKFRDSYGSWFTEDQGSLEHALDYLAFSYYKAGNVSGALYLSRECLLHDPYNMRLALNVAKYEKILEETPARVLVEEPSLLRPNVTHLRTRELYEGLCQTLGAQPFHHEDPGLVCSYDTNSSPYLTLQPLRKELLSHTPYIALYHDFISDYEAEKIKELAAPWLQRSVVASGVQQAQAEYRISKSAWLKDTVHPVLADLDVRIAAATGLCAKAPYAEYLQVVNYGIGGHYEPHFDHATSRKSPVYRTNMGNRIATFMIYLSSVDLGGSTAFIYANFSTPVVKNAAIFWWNLHRSGDGIEDTLHAGCPVLLGSKWVANKWIHECGQEFNRPCGLNPGD from the exons ATGTGTCCGCGGCTGTGGTGGATGGTCCTGGTCTCCTCGCTGCAGGTCACCTCTGGGGACATGTACAGCTCCATGGCGGCCGTCCAGCAGGCTCTGGGCACAGAGAAGCTCCTGCTCCAGCTCCTGGGGGGCTACCTGGAGGCAGAGACCCTGCGGCTGAGCGACCTCCGCAG GTTCTACAATAAAGTGAAGACCCTCCATCATACGGCCGGGACCCCGGTGTCGGACCCGATATTTGCATTCACCCTGCTGAAGAGGCTGCAGTCCGAGTGGATGAATGTGGTCCATAGTCTAGAGATGGAtgagaacatcagag TGCTGAAGGCCGGTTACGAGAAGGTGGAGAAGAAGCTTCCAGAGGTGGAGGATGTTGAAGGAGCAGCCAAAGCTCTCATGAGGTTACAAGACGTCTACTCCTTGAATGTGAAGGGTTTGGCACAAGGAGTGTTCCAGAGTGGACCCAGTTCACACCTCCGCGTCCTGCACAAGCCGGACCAGGTCTACAGCATGTCAGCCGATGACTGTTTCCACATTGGCAAG GTGGCCTATGATATGGAAGATTTCTACCACTCTATCCCATGGTTGGAGGAAGCAGTCAGTAAATTTCGCGATTCCTATGGCAGCTGGTTCACTGAGGACCAGGGCTCGCTGGAACACGCACTGGATTATTTAGCTTTCTCTTACTACAAG GCGGGGAATGTGTCAGGGGCGTTATATCTCTCCAGGGAGTGTCTTCTGCACG ATCCCTATAACATGAGACTGGCTCTGAACGTCGCCAAGTACGAAAAGATCTTAGAGGAGACTCCGGCAAGAGTACTGGTGGAGGAGCCGAGTCTCCTGAGGCCAAACGTCACCCATCTGAGGACACGAGAACTGTATGAGGGGCTCTGCCAGACATTGGGGGCTCAG CCTTTTCATCATGAGGATCCAGGACTCGTGTGCTCATACGACACAAACAGCAGCCCGTACCTCACACTCCAGCCCCTGAGGAAAGAGCTGCTGAGCCACACGCCTTACATCGCTCTCTACCACGACTTCATCAGCGACTATGAGGCGGAGAAGATCAAGGAACTTGCTGCTCCATGG CTGCAGCGCTCAGTCGTGGCCTCCGGGGTCCAGCAGGCGCAGGCAGAATACAGGATCAGCAAAAG TGCCTGGCTGAAGGACACGGTTCACCCCGTCCTCGCTGATCTGGACGTCCGCATCGCAGCAGCCACCGGACTATGTGCAAAAGCTCCGTACGCCGAGTATCTGCAGGTGGTCAATTACGGCATCGGGGGGCACTATGAGCCACACTTTGACCACGCCACG TCCCGTAAGAGCCCCGTGTACCGCACCAACATGGGGAACAGAATAGCCACGTTTATGATTTAT CTGAGTTCTGTAGACTTGGGAGGATCAACTGCATTTATATACGCCAACTTCAGCACGCCGGTGGTAAAG AATGCAGCCATCTTCTGGTGGAATCTCCACAGGAGCGGTGACGGTATTGAGGACACCCTGCATGCCGGCTGTCCTGTCCTACTCGGGAGCAAATGGG TGGCGAA